CTTGGGCCAGGTTTGCTTGACACCGTGAAGAGTGATAATTCACAATTCACAATTGACAATTCACCATTCACCATTATTAAGGAAATTTAGGGAAGAAATTGTGAATGGTGAATTGTGAATGGTGAATGGTGAATAGTTACGATATAATTAACATATAGTGAAGTGGGGTGTGGGTTCGGATTTCTGGGTGCAGGGTTCGAGCCTGCAATTCTAGATTTTGTGCCTAATTTTCAGGAGAGATATGGAAACTAAATATAAAACTAAAAGAGGAAAATTAAGACGACTCGGTATTATATTTTTTGTATTATACTTCGTTTTTATATCCTCAATTATCTTTTCTCATACCCATTCATCAGAAACAGAGACGGATAATTGTCCAATTTGTTATATTATAAAAAACTTTCAACCTGTTATTATTACTGCTGATATTACTGCAGGAATATTTTTTTCTTACTTCTTTTTATTCTTGCCTCAAAATTTAATCCTGCCAGAATTAACCCTCAGGGATTTCTTCACGCGTGGTCCTCCAGAATTAAGTTTGTAGTTCATTTCTAATTTAAAAAAATTTCATTTTGGGACACAGATGGACGCAGAGCTCCAGGATTTTATTATCCGGATAATCTGCGAAAATAATCTTGTGTCCTATTAACGGGAGGTGTTATAAATGAAAAAGTATTTGATAGGTTTTTTGTGTTTTTTTATGCTCTATGGAGAGCAAATATTTGCTCAGGAGACAGAAGAGATGACCACTCCTGCTGCTCCACAAGGGATGCGTGGTATTCCGATTAATATTCCGGATATTAGTGTTGTTGGAGATATTGTTGGCAAGGTAACCAGCAATAAAAGCGATGAAGACCGCAACACTGTCCATATGAGAGAGATAGAGCTTGCTTTACAGGGGTTCATCTATCCTCAAATGCGGGCAGATGCCTTCCTGGCGATGCATCGACATGGGGAACATGTTGAGGCAGAGATATGCGAAGCCTATGTTAGCTTTTTGAAGGTAGCCGGAGATTTAGACATACAAATTGGCAAACCGCATATCACCTTTGGCAAGATAAACAAAGTACACCAGCATCACAGACACTATGTTGACCAACCGCAGGTTATTACAAATTTCTTTGGTGACCATGGACTGGTAGGGGAAGGGGGTAATTTAGGCTATCTCTTGCCATTGCCCTTTTTTGCTCAGTTTGATGTGGGTGCCTGGCGAATAGAAGGACATCATCATCATGATGGAACATCAACATGTGAACATAAGGATTTTGGATTAAGAAACGGGGTTTATACCAGTCGATTATGGACATCTTTCCCCATATCAGGCAACTCTGAGTTAGAAATAGGAATAAGCAAGGCAAAGGGAAGAGGTGCCCATTATAAGGAGCATCTGGATAATGCAGAGGTTTATGGGGTTGATATAATTTACAAACGCTGGCCGTCTGCCCACAGCCGACTGATATTCCAGACCGAATGGCTGCATTTGAAACGCCAGGTTCCTCCTGGCACATTGAAAAGGGATGGATTCTACAGCTTTCTCAATTACAAATTTGATAAATACTGGGATGTGGGGCTAAGATATGATTATGCCGAGAGTGCATGGCCTTTCTTGGATGAGAACAAGCAACTTTTACCTGAAACCGGTGATGAGGCCTCAACATCTCTGATTATCACCAGAAGCCTGACTGAGACTACCGGACTGCGATGTCAGTATAAAGCCAATAGCCATTCCAGGGATGAGGCTTATCTCCAGATTATCTTTGGAATAGGCCCACACAGCCATCCGCTGGAGTAAATATTGGTAACTGGTAATTGGTAACTGGTAATTGGTAACTGGTAATTGGTAACTGGTAACTGGTAATTGGTAACTGGTAACTGGTAACTGGTAATTGGTAAATATTTAACCAGTTACCATTTAACCAATTACCAAATAAATATGGAGGTGAAAAAATGAGTAGGATAAAATTAAAACTCTTATGGGTGTTTTGTACTGCCTTTCTTGCATTCGGCGGCTACACCTATGGAGCAGGAAAAATAAATGTAGTTACTACCACTACAGATCTGGCTGATCTGGTGAAGGTGGTTGGCGGTGATAGGGTTGAAGTAGTTAGTCTATCAAGGGGAAGTCAGGACCCTCATTTTGTCGAACCAAAACCAAGTATGGTTATTCAACTAAAAAAGGCTGATATGCTGGTTAAAATGGGTATGGACCTGGATATGTGGGTAGATGGACTGATTGCTGCGGCCAGAAATAAGAAAATTATCTATGGGGAAAAGGGTTATGTTGATGCTTCAGTAAATATTGAGCGGTTAGAGGTTCCCAAAGAAAAGATTGATGGCAGTATGGGAGATATTCACATCTACGGTAATCCCCATTATCAGACTGACCCGGCAAGTGCTAAGCCAATGACCAAAAATATTCTTGAGGGACTCTGTCGAATATCTAACAAAGATTGTAACTATTTTAAGCACAACCGTCAAGAATATCTCAAAAAACTGGATGAGAAGATTGGTACCTGGACCACAATGTTGGCTAAGTTCAAAGGCAGTAATATCGTTACCTATCACAACTCATGGCCTTACTTTGCCAAACGATTTGGGTTAAATGTAATCGAACATATCGAGCCTAAACCAGGTATTCCACCATCAGCAGCTCATCTGAGCAGCTTGATAAAGGTAATGAAAGAAAAGAAGGTCAAGGTGATTTTGGTAGAGCCTTATTTCCCTTTAAAAGGCTGTCAAATGGTTGCCAGAGAGACTGGAGCAAAGATATTAATCTTTCCACCATCAGTTGGTGGAGTAAAAGAAGTTCAGGACTTCCTTGAGCTGTTTGATTACAACATCAATCAATTAGCTAAGGCGTTAGAATAATATCCTGTGTGGGGTGCGGCCAGACACAAGTTACCGCACCCCATCTGACTGGAGATAAATAACAATGTTTGAATTAATCATTCTGCCATTTTTGGTCTGTCTAATCCTGACCGGTATCTATACCTATTTTGGTCTTCATGTAGTTGAGCGTGGGATAATCTTTGTTGATTTATCCCTGGCACAAATGGCCGCTCTGGGTGGTGCTTGCGGATTGCTTTTTGGTATTGGACTGGATGAGCCGTTAGTCTATATCTTTTCCTTTGGTTTTGCTGTTATTGGAGCGGGCATATTTACCCTGACCAGGATGAAAGAGGCACAATTGCCGCAGGAGGCAATCATTGGCATTGTCTATGTAGTCTCAGCAGCAGCCGCTATCTTAGTTTTGAACCAAATACCTGAGGGAGCAGAGCACATTAAAGAGATGCTGATTGGTGGTATCCTTTTTACTTCACCAAAGGATATCCTGATTATATTTACCCTATCACTTTTAGTTGGTTTATTCCATTTATTCTATAGAAAACGATTTCTGCTTATTTCCTATTCTATAGATAAAGCCATAGAGTCAGGCATTCCAATCAGGCTCTGGGATTTTCTGTTTTATGTTACCTTTGGGTTGATAGTAACGGTCTCTGTGCGCATCGTGGGGGTGCTGTTAATCTTTTCCTGTTTAATCATACCAGCCTTATGTGCTATTCTTCTAGTATCTGGCTTTGGGAAAAGGTTAATGGTTGGCTGGGCAATTGGGGTGCTTGCCAGCATAGCCGGTCTTTATGCCTCCTGTGCCTTTGATTTTCCTGCTGGGGCTTCTATTGTGTGCAGTTTTGGATTGCTACTGGGCATAACCGCTATCTTGAGGAAATAGGGGGATATTTCCCCCCTATTTATTGACCTAACAATTCGTTGCAGTGGAGGGCAGAGGTTAACTGCTTTTCAAAAGTTTCCACCTGTGCGGTTAAATGTAAAATGGATAATGTCCAATGAAAATGTATAACTGAAAGGTAATGAGTCTGGCGAAGTACTAAAATTTCCCATTTTTCATTTCCTATTTTACATTTTACATTTATTTTTCCTTTGCGTCTCTGCGATGAATTAGTCTAATCGCACAGGTGGATAAATTTCAATGTGGAAAGATTGAAAGAAGGCATAAAGAGATTTGTTCTGTAACATCTCCCTGCCCTTCGTACTCTTCGTGGTGAACAGTTACTATCCGTGTTAATCTGTGGCTGAATAGTTACTGGTAATCATTTACAAAAATGTGTGTCCCCTTATTCCCGAATCATGTTAGTCAATTCAAATGTTGTCTTCAAGATTCTTTCGGTAATATCTTCAGATAAAGAACCCATTCCACAACTTGGTGTGATAAATAGATTTTTTAATAATAGGTCTTTTGGAATATCTTGACTGACTAATTTACTGGCTAAAAGCTCTATCCCTTCGGTGAATCTTCTAAATAAAGTATGAACATTCTCATTCAGAATTTCCTCAGAACTTGGAACAATTCCCCAGGCAAGCGTTCCCCCTCTATTTAAAAATACGGTTAATTCTTCCGGATATAAAGCAAGATTCAAAATGAACTCGTAGGCATCAAAATTAACAATATCTACGCTTGTTTCCATAAGCACTGACCAATCGGTATTACCACAGCAATGAATACCAACTAAGGCATTACTATTTTCTTTAATAGTTTTAATTACTTCATTTAAAGAAGAAACTATTGTTTCCTTACTTAAACTAATATAGGCAGAACCAAAGGCAGATAAATATGGTTCATCAATAAAGATGATTATTGGTAGATTCAGGTCGTTAAGTTTTGTGATTTGCCAGACTGATTTCATTGCCAA
This portion of the bacterium genome encodes:
- a CDS encoding metal ABC transporter permease; the encoded protein is MFELIILPFLVCLILTGIYTYFGLHVVERGIIFVDLSLAQMAALGGACGLLFGIGLDEPLVYIFSFGFAVIGAGIFTLTRMKEAQLPQEAIIGIVYVVSAAAAILVLNQIPEGAEHIKEMLIGGILFTSPKDILIIFTLSLLVGLFHLFYRKRFLLISYSIDKAIESGIPIRLWDFLFYVTFGLIVTVSVRIVGVLLIFSCLIIPALCAILLVSGFGKRLMVGWAIGVLASIAGLYASCAFDFPAGASIVCSFGLLLGITAILRK
- a CDS encoding metal ABC transporter substrate-binding protein codes for the protein MSRIKLKLLWVFCTAFLAFGGYTYGAGKINVVTTTTDLADLVKVVGGDRVEVVSLSRGSQDPHFVEPKPSMVIQLKKADMLVKMGMDLDMWVDGLIAAARNKKIIYGEKGYVDASVNIERLEVPKEKIDGSMGDIHIYGNPHYQTDPASAKPMTKNILEGLCRISNKDCNYFKHNRQEYLKKLDEKIGTWTTMLAKFKGSNIVTYHNSWPYFAKRFGLNVIEHIEPKPGIPPSAAHLSSLIKVMKEKKVKVILVEPYFPLKGCQMVARETGAKILIFPPSVGGVKEVQDFLELFDYNINQLAKALE